In Brassica rapa cultivar Chiifu-401-42 chromosome A06, CAAS_Brap_v3.01, whole genome shotgun sequence, a single window of DNA contains:
- the LOC103871244 gene encoding myrosinase-binding protein 2 isoform X1 has protein sequence MSWDDGKHAKVKKVQLTFDDVIRSIEVEYEGTNLKSQRRGTVGTRSDGFTLSTDEYITSVSGYYKTTFSGDHITALTFKTNKKTYGPYGNKTQNYFSADAPKDSQIAGFLGTSGNALSSLDVHFAPIPTPGSIKPQPGGSGTGGGGSKPGGSGNESGGGGGGSKPGGSGNESGGGSSKPGGSGNESGGGGGGGSKPGGSGNESGGGGGSGNETGNDGPGKMGPLGGDKGNVFDDVGFEGVKKITVGADQYSVTYIKIEYIKDGQVVVREHGTVRGELKEFSVDYPNDNITAVSGTYKRVYTYDTTLITSLYFTTSKGFTSPLFGIDSEKKGTDFEFKGENGGKLIGLHGRGGNAIDAIGAYFDTGSQGGKGGGGGSQTDVPGKKGPLGGEKGEEFNDVGFEGVKKITVGADQYSVTYIKIEYVKDGKVEVREHGTSRGELQEFSVDYPNDSITAVSGTYKHIFTYDTTLITSLYFTTSKGFTSPLFGIDSEKKGTEFEFKGENGGKLLGFHGRGGNAIDAIGAYFDTGSQGGKGGDGSKTDVPGKKGPLGGDKGEEFNDVGFEGVKKITVGADQYSVTYIKIEYVKDGKVEIREHGTSRGELQEFSVDYPNDSITAVSGTYKRVYTYDTTLITSLYFTTSKGFTSPLFGINSEKKGTEFEFKGENGGKLIGLHGRGGNAIDAIGAYFDTGSQGGDGGDVPSKDGPNTDVPGKKGPLGGDKGEPFDDVGFEGVKKITVGVDNLSITYIKIEYVKDGKVEVREHGTARGKLQEFSVDYPNDSITEVAGTYKHNYTYDTTLITSLYFTTSKGFTSPLFGIDSEKKGTEFEFKDENGGKLIGFHGRGGNAIDAIGAYFDTGSKPGGNGDNGSGSNSGSSPQKLDAQGGKGGNQWDDSGDHDGVTKIHVAYSRVIEQIKFEYVKNGETKEGPAHGVKGGARTMIATFEISHPNEYLLSVKGWSDSSNKIVGIQFTTNTKTSDYYGFEKYPGDEGTDILLEVKDKKIVGFHGFADNQLNSLGAYFAPIASTPLKPSKKLQGVGGDEGASWDDGAFDGVKKIQVGQNNDGVSFVAVEYQNGSQKVVGDGHGKQSSLGVETFELADGEYITSVGVYYDKIHAEGRGVTVVTSLIFKTNKQISQPFGMTGGEYVELKEEGNKIVGFHGKASDWVHQIGVYVAPVTK, from the exons ATGTCTTGGGACGACGGAAAGCACGCCAAGGTGAAGAAAGTTCAGCTCACATTTGATGACGTCATCAGATCTATCGAGGTGGAATACGAGGGAACCAACCTTAAGTCCCAGCGTCGTGGCACTGTCGGCACCAGATCAGACGGA TTCACACTGAGCACGGACGAGTACATAACAAGTGTGTCTGGTTACTACAAAACCACTTTTTCGGGAGACCATATAACGGCGCTAACGTTTAAGACGAACAAGAAGACATATGGGCCTTACGGAAACAAAACTCAGAACTACTTTTCGGCTGACGCACCCAAAGATAGCCAAATCGCTGGGTTTCTAGGAACCAGCGGCAATGCTCTCAGCTCCCTCGACGTCCACTTTGCTCCCATTCCTACCCCTGGTAGCATCAAACCACAACCTGGAGGCTCTGGAACCGGCGGTGGCGGTTCAAAACCTGGTGGTTCTGGAAATGAATCTGGTGGTGGCGGCGGTGGTTCAAAACCCGGTGGTTCTGGAAATGAATCTGGTGGCGGCAGTTCAAAACCTGGTGGTTCTGGAAATGAATCTGGTGGCGGCGGCGGCGGTGGTTCAAAACCTGGTGGTTCTGGAAATGAATCTGGTGGCGGCGGTGGTTCTGGAAATGAAACCGGTAATGATGGACCAGGAAAGATGGGACCGCTTGGTGGTGATAAGGGAAATGTATTCGACGATGTTGGTTTCGAGGGTGTGAAGAAAATAACCGTCGGAGCAGACCAATATAGTGTAACATACATCAAGATCGAGTACATAAAAGATGGACAAGTTGTTGTCCGTGAGCATGGGACAGTTCGTGGGGAACTCAAGGAg TTTTCAGTGGACTATCCGAACGATAATATCACGGCCGTTAGTGGAACCTACAAACGTGTTTACACCTATGATACGACTCTCATCACATCACTTTACTTCACAACCTCCAAAGGTTTCACCTCTCCATTATTCGGTATCGACAGTGAAAAGAAGGGAACAGACTTCGAGTTCAAAGGTGAAAATGGAGGAAAGCTTATTGGTTTGCATGGACGTGGTGGTAATGCGATTGATGCCATTGGAGCTTACTTCGACACCGGTTCACAAGGAGGTAAGGGCGGCGGCGGCGGTTCACAAACTGATGTCCCCGGGAAGAAGGGACCTCTTGGTGGTGAAAAAGGAGAAGAGTTCAACGATGTTGGTTtcgaaggtgtgaagaaaattaCCGTTGGAGCCGATCAATACAGTGTAACTTACATCAAGATCGAATACGTGAAAGATGGAAAAGTCGAAGTCCGTGAGCACGGGACAAGTCGTGGGGAGCTACAAGAG TTTTCAGTGGACTATCCTAACGATAGTATTACGGCCGTTAGTGGAACCTACAAACATATTTTCACCTATGATACGACTCTCATCACATCGCTTTACTTCACAACCTCCAAAGGTTTCACCTCTCCATTATTCGGTATCGACAGTGAAAAGAAGGGAACAGAATTCGAGTTCAAAGGTGAAAATGGAGGAAAGCTTCTTGGGTTCCACGGACGTGGCGGTAATGCTATTGATGCAATAGGAGCTTACTTCGACACCGGTTCACAAGGAGGTAAGGGTGGCGACGGTTCAAAAACTGATGTCCCAGGGAAGAAGGGACCTCTTGGTGGTGACAAGGGAGAAGAGTTCAACGATGTTGGTTtcgaaggtgtgaagaaaattaCCGTAGGAGCCGATCAATACAGTGTAACTTACATCAAGATCGAATACGTGAAAGATGGAAAAGTCGAAATCCGTGAGCACGGGACAAGTCGTGGGGAACTACAAGAG TTTTCAGTGGACTATCCTAACGATAGTATTACGGCCGTTAGTGGAACCTACAAACGTGTTTACACCTATGATACGACTCTCATCACATCACTTTACTTCACAACCTCCAAAGGTTTCACCTCTCCATTATTCGGTATCAACAGTGAGAAGAAGGGAACCGAATTCGAGTTCAAAGGTGAAAATGGAGGAAAGCTTATTGGTTTGCATGGACGTGGTGGTAATGCTATTGATGCAATTGGAGCTTACTTTGACACCGGTTCACAAGGTGGTGACGGAGGCGACGTCCCTAGTAAAGACGGTCCTAACACTGATGTCCCCGGGAAGAAGGGACCGCTTGGTGGTGACAAGGGAGAACCATTCGACGATGTTGGTTttgaaggtgtgaagaaaataacCGTCGGAGTAGACAACTTAAGCATAACTTATATCAAGATCGAATACGTAAAAGATGGAAAAGTTGAAGTCCGTGAGCACGGAACGGCTCGTGGGAAACTACAAGag TTTTCAGTGGACTATCCAAACGATAGTATCACGGAAGTTGCTGGAACCTACAAACATAACTACACCTATGATACGACTCTCATCACATCGCTTTACTTCACAACCTCCAAAGGTTTCACCTCTCCATTGTTCGGTATCGACAGTGAAAAGAAGGGAACAGAATTCGAGTTCAAAGATGAAAATGGAGGAAAACTTATTGGGTTTCATGGACGTGGTGGTAATGCTATTGATGCTATTGGAGCTTACTTCGACACTGGTTCTAAACCTGGTGGCAATGGCGACAATGGAAGTGGTTCCAACAGCGGTTCTAGTCCTCAAAAACTTGACGCACAAGGCGGCAAGGGAGGCAACCAATGGGACGACAGTGGTGATCACGATGGTGTGACGAAGATACATGTAGCATATAGTCGAGTGATTGAGCAAATCAAGTTCGAATATGTCAAGAACGGAGAGACAAAGGAAGGACCTGCCCATGGTGTGAAAGGAGGAGCTAGAACTATGATTGCAACG TTTGAGATAAGTCATCCCAACGAGTATCTCCTGTCTGTGAAAGGTTGGTCCGATTCATCCAACAAGATTGTCGGGATTCAGTTCACAACCAACACAAAGACTTCTGATTATTACGGGTTTGAAAAATATCCTGGAGATGAAGGTACAGATATTTTACTTGAAGTGAAAGACAAGAAGATTGTCGGCTTCCATGGCTTCGCCGACAATCAACTCAACTCTCTTGGAGCTTACTTCGCTCCCATCGCCTCAACTCCATTGAAACCAAGCAAGAAGCTACAAGGAGTAGGTGGTGATGAAGGAGCTTCATGGGATGATGGTGCTTTCGACGGCGTTAAGAAAATACAAGTAGGACAGAACAATGACGGTGTGTCTTTCGTGGCGGTCGAGTACCAGAATGGCTCTCAGAAAGTTGTTGGTGATGGTCATGGCAAACAATCATCGCTTGGAGTTGAAACG tttgaGCTTGCGGATGGTGAGTACattacgtctgtgggtgtctacTATGACAAAATCCATGCAGAGGGACGTGGTGTGACAGTGGTGACGAGTTTAATATTCAAGACTAATAAGCAGATATCTCAACCATTTGGAATGACTGGCGGAGAATATGTTGAGCTTAAGGAAGAAGGTAACAAGATCGTTGGGTTCCATGGAAAAGCTAGCGATTGGGTTCATCAAATTGGAGTCTATGTTGCACCAGTCACCAAATGA
- the LOC103871244 gene encoding myrosinase-binding protein 2 isoform X4 yields MSWDDGKHAKVKKVQLTFDDVIRSIEVEYEGTNLKSQRRGTVGTRSDGFTLSTDEYITSVSGYYKTTFSGDHITALTFKTNKKTYGPYGNKTQNYFSADAPKDSQIAGFLGTSGNALSSLDVHFAPIPTPGSIKPQPGGSGTGGGGSKPGGSGNESGGGGGGSKPGGSGNESGGGSSKPGGSGNESGGGGGGGSKPGGSGNESGGGGGSGNETGNDGPGKMGPLGGDKGNVFDDVGFEGVKKITVGADQYSVTYIKIEYIKDGQVVVREHGTVRGELKEFSVDYPNDNITAVSGTYKRVYTYDTTLITSLYFTTSKGFTSPLFGIDSEKKGTDFEFKGENGGKLIGLHGRGGNAIDAIGAYFDTGSQGGKGGGGGSQTDVPGKKGPLGGEKGEEFNDVGFEGVKKITVGADQYSVTYIKIEYVKDGKVEVREHGTSRGELQEFSVDYPNDSITAVSGTYKHIFTYDTTLITSLYFTTSKGFTSPLFGIDSEKKGTEFEFKGENGGKLLGFHGRGGNAIDAIGAYFDTGSQGGKGGDGSKTDVPGKKGPLGGDKGEEFNDVGFEGVKKITVGADQYSVTYIKIEYVKDGKVEIREHGTSRGELQEFSVDYPNDSITEVAGTYKHNYTYDTTLITSLYFTTSKGFTSPLFGIDSEKKGTEFEFKDENGGKLIGFHGRGGNAIDAIGAYFDTGSKPGGNGDNGSGSNSGSSPQKLDAQGGKGGNQWDDSGDHDGVTKIHVAYSRVIEQIKFEYVKNGETKEGPAHGVKGGARTMIATFEISHPNEYLLSVKGWSDSSNKIVGIQFTTNTKTSDYYGFEKYPGDEGTDILLEVKDKKIVGFHGFADNQLNSLGAYFAPIASTPLKPSKKLQGVGGDEGASWDDGAFDGVKKIQVGQNNDGVSFVAVEYQNGSQKVVGDGHGKQSSLGVETFELADGEYITSVGVYYDKIHAEGRGVTVVTSLIFKTNKQISQPFGMTGGEYVELKEEGNKIVGFHGKASDWVHQIGVYVAPVTK; encoded by the exons ATGTCTTGGGACGACGGAAAGCACGCCAAGGTGAAGAAAGTTCAGCTCACATTTGATGACGTCATCAGATCTATCGAGGTGGAATACGAGGGAACCAACCTTAAGTCCCAGCGTCGTGGCACTGTCGGCACCAGATCAGACGGA TTCACACTGAGCACGGACGAGTACATAACAAGTGTGTCTGGTTACTACAAAACCACTTTTTCGGGAGACCATATAACGGCGCTAACGTTTAAGACGAACAAGAAGACATATGGGCCTTACGGAAACAAAACTCAGAACTACTTTTCGGCTGACGCACCCAAAGATAGCCAAATCGCTGGGTTTCTAGGAACCAGCGGCAATGCTCTCAGCTCCCTCGACGTCCACTTTGCTCCCATTCCTACCCCTGGTAGCATCAAACCACAACCTGGAGGCTCTGGAACCGGCGGTGGCGGTTCAAAACCTGGTGGTTCTGGAAATGAATCTGGTGGTGGCGGCGGTGGTTCAAAACCCGGTGGTTCTGGAAATGAATCTGGTGGCGGCAGTTCAAAACCTGGTGGTTCTGGAAATGAATCTGGTGGCGGCGGCGGCGGTGGTTCAAAACCTGGTGGTTCTGGAAATGAATCTGGTGGCGGCGGTGGTTCTGGAAATGAAACCGGTAATGATGGACCAGGAAAGATGGGACCGCTTGGTGGTGATAAGGGAAATGTATTCGACGATGTTGGTTTCGAGGGTGTGAAGAAAATAACCGTCGGAGCAGACCAATATAGTGTAACATACATCAAGATCGAGTACATAAAAGATGGACAAGTTGTTGTCCGTGAGCATGGGACAGTTCGTGGGGAACTCAAGGAg TTTTCAGTGGACTATCCGAACGATAATATCACGGCCGTTAGTGGAACCTACAAACGTGTTTACACCTATGATACGACTCTCATCACATCACTTTACTTCACAACCTCCAAAGGTTTCACCTCTCCATTATTCGGTATCGACAGTGAAAAGAAGGGAACAGACTTCGAGTTCAAAGGTGAAAATGGAGGAAAGCTTATTGGTTTGCATGGACGTGGTGGTAATGCGATTGATGCCATTGGAGCTTACTTCGACACCGGTTCACAAGGAGGTAAGGGCGGCGGCGGCGGTTCACAAACTGATGTCCCCGGGAAGAAGGGACCTCTTGGTGGTGAAAAAGGAGAAGAGTTCAACGATGTTGGTTtcgaaggtgtgaagaaaattaCCGTTGGAGCCGATCAATACAGTGTAACTTACATCAAGATCGAATACGTGAAAGATGGAAAAGTCGAAGTCCGTGAGCACGGGACAAGTCGTGGGGAGCTACAAGAG TTTTCAGTGGACTATCCTAACGATAGTATTACGGCCGTTAGTGGAACCTACAAACATATTTTCACCTATGATACGACTCTCATCACATCGCTTTACTTCACAACCTCCAAAGGTTTCACCTCTCCATTATTCGGTATCGACAGTGAAAAGAAGGGAACAGAATTCGAGTTCAAAGGTGAAAATGGAGGAAAGCTTCTTGGGTTCCACGGACGTGGCGGTAATGCTATTGATGCAATAGGAGCTTACTTCGACACCGGTTCACAAGGAGGTAAGGGTGGCGACGGTTCAAAAACTGATGTCCCAGGGAAGAAGGGACCTCTTGGTGGTGACAAGGGAGAAGAGTTCAACGATGTTGGTTtcgaaggtgtgaagaaaattaCCGTAGGAGCCGATCAATACAGTGTAACTTACATCAAGATCGAATACGTGAAAGATGGAAAAGTCGAAATCCGTGAGCACGGGACAAGTCGTGGGGAACTACAAGAG TTTTCAGTGGACTATCCAAACGATAGTATCACGGAAGTTGCTGGAACCTACAAACATAACTACACCTATGATACGACTCTCATCACATCGCTTTACTTCACAACCTCCAAAGGTTTCACCTCTCCATTGTTCGGTATCGACAGTGAAAAGAAGGGAACAGAATTCGAGTTCAAAGATGAAAATGGAGGAAAACTTATTGGGTTTCATGGACGTGGTGGTAATGCTATTGATGCTATTGGAGCTTACTTCGACACTGGTTCTAAACCTGGTGGCAATGGCGACAATGGAAGTGGTTCCAACAGCGGTTCTAGTCCTCAAAAACTTGACGCACAAGGCGGCAAGGGAGGCAACCAATGGGACGACAGTGGTGATCACGATGGTGTGACGAAGATACATGTAGCATATAGTCGAGTGATTGAGCAAATCAAGTTCGAATATGTCAAGAACGGAGAGACAAAGGAAGGACCTGCCCATGGTGTGAAAGGAGGAGCTAGAACTATGATTGCAACG TTTGAGATAAGTCATCCCAACGAGTATCTCCTGTCTGTGAAAGGTTGGTCCGATTCATCCAACAAGATTGTCGGGATTCAGTTCACAACCAACACAAAGACTTCTGATTATTACGGGTTTGAAAAATATCCTGGAGATGAAGGTACAGATATTTTACTTGAAGTGAAAGACAAGAAGATTGTCGGCTTCCATGGCTTCGCCGACAATCAACTCAACTCTCTTGGAGCTTACTTCGCTCCCATCGCCTCAACTCCATTGAAACCAAGCAAGAAGCTACAAGGAGTAGGTGGTGATGAAGGAGCTTCATGGGATGATGGTGCTTTCGACGGCGTTAAGAAAATACAAGTAGGACAGAACAATGACGGTGTGTCTTTCGTGGCGGTCGAGTACCAGAATGGCTCTCAGAAAGTTGTTGGTGATGGTCATGGCAAACAATCATCGCTTGGAGTTGAAACG tttgaGCTTGCGGATGGTGAGTACattacgtctgtgggtgtctacTATGACAAAATCCATGCAGAGGGACGTGGTGTGACAGTGGTGACGAGTTTAATATTCAAGACTAATAAGCAGATATCTCAACCATTTGGAATGACTGGCGGAGAATATGTTGAGCTTAAGGAAGAAGGTAACAAGATCGTTGGGTTCCATGGAAAAGCTAGCGATTGGGTTCATCAAATTGGAGTCTATGTTGCACCAGTCACCAAATGA
- the LOC103871244 gene encoding jacalin-related lectin 34 isoform X2: MSWDDGKHAKVKKVQLTFDDVIRSIEVEYEGTNLKSQRRGTVGTRSDGFTLSTDEYITSVSGYYKTTFSGDHITALTFKTNKKTYGPYGNKTQNYFSADAPKDSQIAGFLGTSGNALSSLDVHFAPIPTPGSIKPQPGGSGTGGGGSKPGGSGNESGGGGGGSKPGGSGNESGGGSSKPGGSGNESGGGGGGGSKPGGSGNESGGGGGSGNETGNDGPGKMGPLGGDKGNVFDDVGFEGVKKITVGADQYSVTYIKIEYIKDGQVVVREHGTVRGELKEFSVDYPNDNITAVSGTYKRVYTYDTTLITSLYFTTSKGFTSPLFGIDSEKKGTDFEFKGENGGKLIGLHGRGGNAIDAIGAYFDTGSQGGKGGGGGSQTDVPGKKGPLGGEKGEEFNDVGFEGVKKITVGADQYSVTYIKIEYVKDGKVEVREHGTSRGELQEFSVDYPNDSITAVSGTYKRVYTYDTTLITSLYFTTSKGFTSPLFGINSEKKGTEFEFKGENGGKLIGLHGRGGNAIDAIGAYFDTGSQGGDGGDVPSKDGPNTDVPGKKGPLGGDKGEPFDDVGFEGVKKITVGVDNLSITYIKIEYVKDGKVEVREHGTARGKLQEFSVDYPNDSITEVAGTYKHNYTYDTTLITSLYFTTSKGFTSPLFGIDSEKKGTEFEFKDENGGKLIGFHGRGGNAIDAIGAYFDTGSKPGGNGDNGSGSNSGSSPQKLDAQGGKGGNQWDDSGDHDGVTKIHVAYSRVIEQIKFEYVKNGETKEGPAHGVKGGARTMIATFEISHPNEYLLSVKGWSDSSNKIVGIQFTTNTKTSDYYGFEKYPGDEGTDILLEVKDKKIVGFHGFADNQLNSLGAYFAPIASTPLKPSKKLQGVGGDEGASWDDGAFDGVKKIQVGQNNDGVSFVAVEYQNGSQKVVGDGHGKQSSLGVETFELADGEYITSVGVYYDKIHAEGRGVTVVTSLIFKTNKQISQPFGMTGGEYVELKEEGNKIVGFHGKASDWVHQIGVYVAPVTK, encoded by the exons ATGTCTTGGGACGACGGAAAGCACGCCAAGGTGAAGAAAGTTCAGCTCACATTTGATGACGTCATCAGATCTATCGAGGTGGAATACGAGGGAACCAACCTTAAGTCCCAGCGTCGTGGCACTGTCGGCACCAGATCAGACGGA TTCACACTGAGCACGGACGAGTACATAACAAGTGTGTCTGGTTACTACAAAACCACTTTTTCGGGAGACCATATAACGGCGCTAACGTTTAAGACGAACAAGAAGACATATGGGCCTTACGGAAACAAAACTCAGAACTACTTTTCGGCTGACGCACCCAAAGATAGCCAAATCGCTGGGTTTCTAGGAACCAGCGGCAATGCTCTCAGCTCCCTCGACGTCCACTTTGCTCCCATTCCTACCCCTGGTAGCATCAAACCACAACCTGGAGGCTCTGGAACCGGCGGTGGCGGTTCAAAACCTGGTGGTTCTGGAAATGAATCTGGTGGTGGCGGCGGTGGTTCAAAACCCGGTGGTTCTGGAAATGAATCTGGTGGCGGCAGTTCAAAACCTGGTGGTTCTGGAAATGAATCTGGTGGCGGCGGCGGCGGTGGTTCAAAACCTGGTGGTTCTGGAAATGAATCTGGTGGCGGCGGTGGTTCTGGAAATGAAACCGGTAATGATGGACCAGGAAAGATGGGACCGCTTGGTGGTGATAAGGGAAATGTATTCGACGATGTTGGTTTCGAGGGTGTGAAGAAAATAACCGTCGGAGCAGACCAATATAGTGTAACATACATCAAGATCGAGTACATAAAAGATGGACAAGTTGTTGTCCGTGAGCATGGGACAGTTCGTGGGGAACTCAAGGAg TTTTCAGTGGACTATCCGAACGATAATATCACGGCCGTTAGTGGAACCTACAAACGTGTTTACACCTATGATACGACTCTCATCACATCACTTTACTTCACAACCTCCAAAGGTTTCACCTCTCCATTATTCGGTATCGACAGTGAAAAGAAGGGAACAGACTTCGAGTTCAAAGGTGAAAATGGAGGAAAGCTTATTGGTTTGCATGGACGTGGTGGTAATGCGATTGATGCCATTGGAGCTTACTTCGACACCGGTTCACAAGGAGGTAAGGGCGGCGGCGGCGGTTCACAAACTGATGTCCCCGGGAAGAAGGGACCTCTTGGTGGTGAAAAAGGAGAAGAGTTCAACGATGTTGGTTtcgaaggtgtgaagaaaattaCCGTTGGAGCCGATCAATACAGTGTAACTTACATCAAGATCGAATACGTGAAAGATGGAAAAGTCGAAGTCCGTGAGCACGGGACAAGTCGTGGGGAGCTACAAGAG TTTTCAGTGGACTATCCTAACGATAGTATTACGGCCGTTAGTGGAACCTACAAACGTGTTTACACCTATGATACGACTCTCATCACATCACTTTACTTCACAACCTCCAAAGGTTTCACCTCTCCATTATTCGGTATCAACAGTGAGAAGAAGGGAACCGAATTCGAGTTCAAAGGTGAAAATGGAGGAAAGCTTATTGGTTTGCATGGACGTGGTGGTAATGCTATTGATGCAATTGGAGCTTACTTTGACACCGGTTCACAAGGTGGTGACGGAGGCGACGTCCCTAGTAAAGACGGTCCTAACACTGATGTCCCCGGGAAGAAGGGACCGCTTGGTGGTGACAAGGGAGAACCATTCGACGATGTTGGTTttgaaggtgtgaagaaaataacCGTCGGAGTAGACAACTTAAGCATAACTTATATCAAGATCGAATACGTAAAAGATGGAAAAGTTGAAGTCCGTGAGCACGGAACGGCTCGTGGGAAACTACAAGag TTTTCAGTGGACTATCCAAACGATAGTATCACGGAAGTTGCTGGAACCTACAAACATAACTACACCTATGATACGACTCTCATCACATCGCTTTACTTCACAACCTCCAAAGGTTTCACCTCTCCATTGTTCGGTATCGACAGTGAAAAGAAGGGAACAGAATTCGAGTTCAAAGATGAAAATGGAGGAAAACTTATTGGGTTTCATGGACGTGGTGGTAATGCTATTGATGCTATTGGAGCTTACTTCGACACTGGTTCTAAACCTGGTGGCAATGGCGACAATGGAAGTGGTTCCAACAGCGGTTCTAGTCCTCAAAAACTTGACGCACAAGGCGGCAAGGGAGGCAACCAATGGGACGACAGTGGTGATCACGATGGTGTGACGAAGATACATGTAGCATATAGTCGAGTGATTGAGCAAATCAAGTTCGAATATGTCAAGAACGGAGAGACAAAGGAAGGACCTGCCCATGGTGTGAAAGGAGGAGCTAGAACTATGATTGCAACG TTTGAGATAAGTCATCCCAACGAGTATCTCCTGTCTGTGAAAGGTTGGTCCGATTCATCCAACAAGATTGTCGGGATTCAGTTCACAACCAACACAAAGACTTCTGATTATTACGGGTTTGAAAAATATCCTGGAGATGAAGGTACAGATATTTTACTTGAAGTGAAAGACAAGAAGATTGTCGGCTTCCATGGCTTCGCCGACAATCAACTCAACTCTCTTGGAGCTTACTTCGCTCCCATCGCCTCAACTCCATTGAAACCAAGCAAGAAGCTACAAGGAGTAGGTGGTGATGAAGGAGCTTCATGGGATGATGGTGCTTTCGACGGCGTTAAGAAAATACAAGTAGGACAGAACAATGACGGTGTGTCTTTCGTGGCGGTCGAGTACCAGAATGGCTCTCAGAAAGTTGTTGGTGATGGTCATGGCAAACAATCATCGCTTGGAGTTGAAACG tttgaGCTTGCGGATGGTGAGTACattacgtctgtgggtgtctacTATGACAAAATCCATGCAGAGGGACGTGGTGTGACAGTGGTGACGAGTTTAATATTCAAGACTAATAAGCAGATATCTCAACCATTTGGAATGACTGGCGGAGAATATGTTGAGCTTAAGGAAGAAGGTAACAAGATCGTTGGGTTCCATGGAAAAGCTAGCGATTGGGTTCATCAAATTGGAGTCTATGTTGCACCAGTCACCAAATGA